In Streptantibioticus cattleyicolor NRRL 8057 = DSM 46488, a genomic segment contains:
- a CDS encoding cytochrome c oxidase assembly protein: MHTLAATALPELTVSRFLGTWEADPYALAFTVLLGALYAAGVVRLRRRGERWSAGRTAAFGVLGLGMIVIATMSALMVYSRVLFWPAAVQNIVLDLLAPLGLALGDPLTLASRALGETGRRRLDAAVGGRLVRFLTFPLVSSVAVLASELTIYFTPYFQTALRQDGVRQLMHLQLLLTGCLFVLPMLTRQELLPRWCSHPVRAVLVLFDGLFDSVPGIVVMTSGTLVAGHWYATHPRTWGPTLQRDQMIGGGLMVTIAELIGLPFLIAVFVEWWRAERSKTAELDERLDRELVPATDVPAPAEPSAPRPAGAPEPPAAGLVRPWWETEGGEVGQRVRRQTRG, encoded by the coding sequence GTGCACACCTTGGCGGCGACAGCTCTGCCGGAGCTGACGGTTTCCCGGTTCCTCGGCACCTGGGAGGCCGACCCGTACGCGCTGGCCTTCACGGTGCTGCTCGGGGCGCTCTACGCGGCCGGCGTGGTACGGCTGCGCAGGCGGGGCGAGCGCTGGTCGGCAGGGCGCACGGCGGCCTTCGGGGTGCTGGGCCTTGGCATGATCGTGATCGCCACGATGTCGGCGCTGATGGTCTACAGCCGGGTGCTGTTCTGGCCGGCCGCGGTGCAGAACATCGTGCTCGACCTGCTGGCCCCGCTCGGCCTCGCCCTCGGCGACCCCCTCACCCTGGCCTCCCGCGCCCTGGGGGAGACCGGCCGCCGCCGGCTGGACGCGGCCGTGGGCGGACGCCTGGTGCGCTTCCTCACCTTCCCCCTGGTCAGCTCGGTGGCGGTGCTCGCCTCGGAGCTGACGATCTACTTCACCCCGTACTTCCAGACCGCGCTGCGCCAGGACGGGGTGCGTCAGCTGATGCATCTGCAACTGCTGCTCACCGGCTGCCTGTTCGTGCTGCCGATGCTCACCCGGCAGGAGCTGCTGCCGCGTTGGTGCAGCCACCCGGTACGGGCGGTGCTCGTCCTGTTCGACGGGCTCTTCGACTCGGTGCCGGGCATCGTGGTGATGACCAGCGGCACCCTGGTCGCCGGACACTGGTACGCCACCCACCCGCGGACCTGGGGGCCGACGCTCCAGCGCGACCAGATGATCGGCGGCGGCCTGATGGTGACCATCGCCGAACTGATCGGACTTCCGTTCCTGATCGCGGTCTTCGTCGAGTGGTGGCGTGCCGAACGGTCGAAGACCGCCGAACTCGACGAACGCCTCGACCGCGAACTGGTGCCGGCCACCGACGTCCCCGCACCGGCCGAGCCGTCCGCCCCGCGACCGGCCGGTGCCCCGGAGCCGCCCGCCGCCGGGCTCGTCCGCCCGTGGTGGGAAACGGAGGGCGGCGAGGTCGGCCAACGCGTACGGCGCCAGACGCGCGGCTAG
- a CDS encoding TerC family protein has protein sequence MDVALIVWVVTILGLCALIGVDIAVGGRKPHDVSVGQAAVWTLAWTGLAVLFGVGLLLVAGGGPAGEFFAGFVTEKALSVDNLFVFVLIMAKFAVPGRYQQRVLLIGVLVALVLRAVLIAAGAAAIAAFGWLFPLFGAFLIWTAVKLLREARRPEPAEEYTGNRLLRAVRRRVPTTSGYRGTALFVTERGRRLATPMLVVVVAIGTTDVLFALDSIPAIFGLTQDPYIVFTANAFALMGLRQLYFLIGGLLRRLVHLSYGLSVVLGFIGVKLVLHALHQSGAQVPEISVPVSLAVIAAVLAVTTATSLIASRRAPAPDDAVQRSPAPARERTTPPV, from the coding sequence GTGGATGTCGCGCTGATCGTCTGGGTGGTGACCATCCTCGGCCTGTGTGCCCTGATCGGCGTGGACATCGCCGTGGGGGGCCGCAAGCCGCACGACGTGTCGGTCGGTCAAGCGGCGGTGTGGACGCTCGCTTGGACCGGCCTCGCCGTGCTCTTCGGCGTCGGGCTGCTGCTGGTGGCCGGGGGCGGGCCGGCCGGGGAGTTCTTCGCGGGGTTCGTCACCGAGAAGGCGCTCAGCGTCGACAACCTCTTCGTCTTCGTGCTGATCATGGCGAAGTTCGCGGTACCCGGCCGCTACCAGCAGCGGGTGCTGCTGATCGGGGTCCTCGTCGCGCTCGTGCTGCGCGCGGTCCTCATCGCCGCCGGCGCCGCCGCCATCGCCGCCTTCGGGTGGCTGTTCCCCCTCTTCGGCGCCTTCCTGATCTGGACCGCGGTCAAGCTGCTGCGGGAGGCCCGGCGCCCCGAGCCGGCCGAGGAGTACACCGGGAACCGGCTGCTGCGCGCGGTCCGGCGCCGGGTGCCGACCACCTCCGGCTACCGGGGCACGGCGCTGTTCGTGACCGAGCGGGGCCGGCGGCTGGCGACCCCGATGCTCGTCGTGGTGGTCGCCATCGGCACCACCGACGTGCTCTTCGCGCTCGACTCCATCCCGGCGATCTTCGGCCTGACCCAGGACCCGTACATCGTCTTCACGGCCAACGCCTTCGCGCTGATGGGCCTGCGCCAGCTGTACTTCCTCATCGGCGGCCTGCTCCGGCGGCTGGTCCACCTCTCCTACGGGCTGTCGGTCGTGCTCGGCTTCATCGGCGTCAAGCTGGTGCTGCACGCCCTGCACCAGTCCGGGGCGCAGGTGCCGGAGATCTCCGTCCCCGTCTCGCTCGCCGTGATCGCGGCCGTCCTGGCGGTCACCACGGCCACCAGCCTGATCGCCTCGCGCCGCGCGCCGGCGCCGGACGACGCCGTCCAGCGGTCCCCCGCCCCGGCGCGCGAACGCACCACACCCCCCGTCTAA
- a CDS encoding TerD family protein, which translates to MGVELVRGENQPLAGNRLRIHVSAAVPLVVGAVLDEGRGAAGGGASFLRPGAPARADGLRVPPAAARDHELTVDLAELPAAVGRLGVVLALPPGRGGRRVPDRFGVPAPPRVRVTGEDGSAEPLAFVLTGLDTETAVVAVELYRRHGGWRLRAVGQGYADGLPRLLADHGVPDPAAVAAAVDQAIAGPRCSAPAPPSPPAPALPPPGPAALTPPPAPSAPPPPLPPGPAVPDGSADHGAPGPPWAPAAPRLRYPPPRRHRRVTPPPPAFPPRQPRPSRPARWRGAFPFCLRRGGRWTRGVGGPGWLPYAGDAAGWSLEERLYNQVNGMFEDLARAMAGYRGAVEFADGRLERELDRLLGEPGSRLGAAVEAARDQASAARQALVDQARAALDRDLRQLTAESEVVEPALPSGCAGWESPVWQAYRPPEALPWAVRLGDLHLPEVPELRIPMLTRLPLECGLWVDSGHDADLADEAGPEAEQVRRRALETAVALVVRLLAVHPAGGLTVHLLDPAGTAAAAFGPAAEALRRAGVLAERPGGVAEVLEELALRSDLVRMASDGRGTQADPKLPGPLRGARLLVVNDFPYGFDDRSVALLGRIAEEGPDAGVLPLVVAARADAAGRGPVAADVLGRSLLRLTPFPGEHVADPWVGHTWTYEPLLPPEGSRVLERVLGEVAAVRQAHGR; encoded by the coding sequence ATGGGCGTCGAACTGGTACGGGGAGAGAACCAGCCGCTGGCGGGAAACCGGCTGCGGATCCACGTCTCGGCGGCGGTGCCGCTGGTCGTCGGGGCCGTGCTGGACGAGGGGCGCGGTGCCGCCGGGGGAGGCGCGAGCTTCCTGCGGCCCGGCGCGCCGGCGCGTGCGGACGGGCTGCGCGTGCCTCCGGCCGCCGCCCGCGATCACGAACTCACCGTCGATCTGGCCGAGTTGCCGGCCGCGGTGGGGCGGCTCGGTGTGGTGCTCGCGTTGCCGCCCGGTCGCGGCGGACGGCGGGTGCCGGACCGGTTCGGCGTGCCGGCGCCGCCGCGCGTGCGGGTCACCGGCGAGGACGGCTCGGCCGAGCCGCTCGCCTTCGTGCTGACCGGCCTGGACACCGAGACCGCGGTCGTCGCCGTGGAGCTGTACCGCCGGCACGGCGGCTGGCGGCTGCGCGCCGTCGGCCAGGGGTACGCGGACGGGCTGCCGCGGCTGCTGGCCGACCACGGAGTCCCGGACCCGGCGGCCGTGGCCGCCGCCGTGGACCAGGCGATAGCCGGCCCCCGATGCTCCGCCCCGGCCCCGCCGAGCCCCCCGGCCCCGGCACTCCCGCCGCCAGGCCCCGCGGCCCTGACGCCCCCGCCCGCCCCGTCGGCGCCCCCGCCGCCGCTGCCGCCAGGCCCCGCGGTCCCGGACGGCTCCGCCGACCATGGGGCTCCGGGGCCCCCGTGGGCTCCGGCAGCCCCACGGCTCCGGTACCCCCCGCCTCGGCGACACCGCCGGGTCACCCCGCCCCCGCCCGCCTTCCCGCCTCGGCAACCCCGCCCCAGCCGTCCGGCCCGGTGGCGGGGGGCGTTTCCGTTCTGCCTTCGCCGCGGCGGGCGTTGGACGAGGGGGGTGGGGGGGCCGGGGTGGCTGCCTTACGCGGGGGATGCCGCGGGGTGGAGTCTGGAGGAGCGGCTGTACAACCAGGTCAACGGGATGTTCGAGGATCTGGCGAGGGCGATGGCGGGGTATCGGGGGGCGGTGGAGTTCGCGGACGGGCGGTTGGAGCGGGAGCTCGACCGGTTGCTCGGGGAGCCGGGGTCGCGGCTGGGGGCCGCCGTGGAGGCCGCCCGGGACCAGGCGTCGGCCGCCCGGCAGGCGCTGGTGGACCAGGCGAGGGCCGCCCTCGACCGGGACCTGCGGCAGCTCACCGCGGAGTCGGAGGTGGTCGAGCCCGCGCTGCCGTCCGGGTGCGCGGGGTGGGAGAGCCCGGTGTGGCAGGCGTACCGTCCGCCGGAGGCGCTGCCCTGGGCGGTACGGCTCGGTGATCTCCATCTGCCGGAGGTGCCCGAGCTGCGCATACCGATGCTGACGCGGCTGCCGCTGGAGTGCGGGCTGTGGGTGGACAGCGGGCACGACGCGGACCTGGCGGATGAGGCCGGGCCGGAGGCGGAGCAGGTGCGGCGGCGGGCGCTGGAGACGGCCGTGGCGCTGGTGGTGCGGTTGCTCGCCGTCCACCCGGCCGGCGGGCTCACCGTTCATCTGCTGGATCCGGCCGGGACCGCCGCGGCGGCCTTCGGTCCGGCGGCGGAGGCGTTGCGCCGGGCGGGCGTCCTCGCCGAACGGCCGGGCGGTGTGGCGGAGGTGCTGGAGGAGCTGGCGCTGCGGTCGGATCTGGTGCGGATGGCGTCGGACGGGCGCGGTACGCAGGCCGACCCGAAGCTGCCCGGTCCGTTGCGCGGTGCCCGGCTGCTGGTGGTCAACGACTTTCCGTACGGGTTCGACGACCGGTCCGTCGCGCTGCTGGGCCGGATCGCCGAGGAGGGGCCGGACGCCGGGGTGCTCCCGCTGGTGGTCGCGGCGCGCGCGGACGCGGCGGGGCGCGGGCCGGTGGCGGCCGATGTGCTGGGGCGGTCGCTGCTGCGGCTCACCCCGTTCCCCGGGGAGCACGTGGCGGACCCGTGGGTGGGCCACACCTGGACGTACGAGCCGTTGCTGCCGCCCGAGGGCAGCCGGGTGCTGGAGCGGGTGCTGGGGGAGGTGGCCGCGGTCCGGCAGGCGCACGGCAGGTGA
- a CDS encoding TerD family protein, which translates to MTVNLSKGQQVSLVKSGGGTLTAVRMGLGWQAAPRRGLFGRRTREIDLDASAVLFADKQRVDMVWFRQLISEDGSVRHTGDNLVGGAGQGGDDEAILVDLERVPVHVDQIVFTVNSFTGQTFEEVRNAFCRLVDETNGQELARYTLTGGGPYTGQIMAKVHRSGGAWSMTAIGAPAGGRTINDLMGSIVPHL; encoded by the coding sequence GTGACGGTGAACTTGTCCAAGGGCCAGCAGGTCAGCCTGGTCAAGAGCGGTGGGGGGACGCTGACCGCGGTCCGCATGGGGCTCGGCTGGCAGGCGGCGCCGCGCCGCGGGCTCTTCGGCCGCCGCACCCGGGAGATAGACCTCGACGCCTCGGCGGTGCTCTTCGCGGACAAGCAGCGGGTCGACATGGTCTGGTTCCGCCAGCTGATCAGCGAGGACGGTTCGGTGCGCCACACCGGCGACAACCTGGTCGGCGGGGCGGGCCAGGGCGGCGACGACGAGGCGATCCTGGTGGACCTGGAGCGCGTTCCGGTCCACGTCGACCAGATCGTCTTCACCGTCAACTCCTTCACCGGGCAGACCTTCGAGGAGGTCCGGAACGCGTTCTGCCGGCTGGTCGACGAGACCAACGGCCAGGAGCTGGCCCGTTACACCCTCACCGGCGGCGGCCCGTACACCGGGCAGATCATGGCCAAGGTGCACCGTTCCGGCGGCGCCTGGTCGATGACCGCGATCGGTGCCCCGGCCGGCGGCCGGACCATCAACGACCTGATGGGTTCGATCGTGCCGCACCTGTGA
- the uvrB gene encoding excinuclease ABC subunit UvrB gives MRPVSDIERKVAPFQVVSPYQPSGDQPAAIAELERRVRAGEKDVVLLGATGTGKSATTAWMIEKLQRPTLVMAPNKTLAAQLANEFRELLPNNAVEYFVSYYDYYQPEAYVPQTDTYIEKDSSINEEVERLRHSATNSLLTRRDVVVVASVSCIYGLGTPQEYVDRMVPLKVGDEIDRDQLLRRFVDIQYTRNDLAFTRGTFRVRGDTIEIFPVYEELAVRIEMFGDEIEALSTLHPLTGEVITEDQELYVFPATHYVAGPERMERAIAGIESELETTLARLEKQGKLLEAQRLRMRTTYDIEMMRQIGTCSGIENYSRHIDGREAGTAPNTLLDYFPDDFLLVIDESHVTVPQIGAMYEGDASRKRTLIDHGFRLPSALDNRPLKWEEFLERVDQTVYLSATPGPYELSRSDGVVEQIIRPTGLIDPEVIVKPTEGQIDDLVHEIRLRAERDERVLVTTLTKKMAEDLTDYMLELGIQVRYLHSDIDTLRRVELLRDLRAGEFDVLVGINLLREGLDLPEVSLVAILDADKEGFLRSGTSLIQTIGRAARNVSGQVHMYADKITPGMERAIDETNRRRQKQIAYNEENGIDPQPLRKKIAGILDSFAREDADTEELLGSGRQRSRGKSPVPGLSAKSAGKRSGKSLAADELTDLIEELTQQMHTAAAELQFEVAARLRDELGELKKELRQMREAGIA, from the coding sequence ATGCGGCCCGTATCAGACATCGAACGCAAGGTGGCGCCCTTCCAGGTCGTCAGCCCTTACCAGCCCAGCGGTGACCAGCCGGCGGCCATCGCCGAGCTGGAGCGCAGGGTGCGGGCGGGCGAGAAGGACGTCGTGCTGCTGGGTGCCACCGGCACCGGCAAGTCCGCCACGACGGCGTGGATGATCGAGAAGCTCCAGCGCCCCACGCTCGTCATGGCGCCCAACAAGACGCTCGCCGCGCAGCTCGCCAACGAGTTCCGGGAGCTGCTGCCGAACAACGCGGTCGAGTACTTCGTCTCCTACTACGACTACTACCAGCCGGAGGCGTACGTCCCGCAGACGGACACCTACATCGAGAAGGACTCCTCGATCAACGAGGAGGTCGAGCGGCTGCGGCACTCCGCGACCAACTCCCTGCTCACCCGGCGTGACGTGGTGGTCGTCGCCTCCGTCTCGTGCATCTACGGCCTGGGCACGCCGCAGGAGTACGTCGACCGCATGGTGCCGCTGAAGGTGGGCGACGAGATCGACCGCGACCAGCTGCTGCGCCGGTTCGTCGACATCCAGTACACCCGCAACGACCTGGCGTTCACCCGGGGCACCTTCCGGGTGCGCGGCGACACCATCGAGATCTTCCCGGTCTACGAGGAGCTCGCGGTGCGCATCGAGATGTTCGGGGACGAGATCGAGGCGCTCTCCACCCTCCACCCCCTCACCGGCGAGGTGATCACCGAGGACCAGGAGCTGTACGTCTTCCCGGCCACCCACTACGTGGCCGGCCCCGAGCGGATGGAACGGGCGATCGCCGGCATCGAGTCCGAGCTGGAGACCACGCTGGCCAGGCTGGAGAAGCAGGGCAAGCTGCTGGAGGCCCAGCGGCTGCGCATGCGCACCACCTACGACATCGAGATGATGCGCCAGATCGGCACCTGCTCCGGCATCGAGAACTACTCGCGGCACATCGACGGCCGCGAGGCCGGCACGGCGCCCAACACCCTCCTCGACTACTTCCCCGACGACTTCCTGCTGGTCATCGACGAGTCGCACGTCACCGTGCCGCAGATCGGCGCGATGTACGAGGGGGACGCCTCGCGCAAGCGCACCCTGATCGACCACGGCTTCCGGCTGCCGTCCGCGCTCGACAACCGCCCGCTGAAGTGGGAGGAGTTCCTGGAGCGCGTCGACCAGACCGTCTACCTGTCGGCCACCCCGGGCCCGTACGAGCTCTCCCGCTCCGACGGCGTGGTCGAGCAGATCATCCGCCCGACCGGGCTGATCGACCCCGAGGTGATCGTCAAGCCGACCGAGGGCCAGATCGACGACCTGGTGCACGAGATCCGGCTGCGCGCCGAACGCGACGAGCGGGTGCTGGTGACCACGCTCACCAAGAAGATGGCCGAGGACCTCACCGACTACATGCTGGAGCTCGGCATCCAGGTCCGCTATCTGCACAGCGACATCGACACCCTGCGCCGGGTGGAGCTCCTGCGCGACCTGCGGGCGGGCGAGTTCGACGTGCTCGTCGGCATCAACCTGCTGCGTGAGGGGCTCGACCTGCCCGAGGTCTCCCTGGTCGCCATCCTCGACGCCGACAAGGAGGGCTTCCTGCGCTCGGGCACCTCCCTGATCCAGACGATCGGCCGCGCCGCGCGCAACGTCTCCGGCCAGGTCCACATGTACGCGGACAAGATCACCCCGGGTATGGAACGCGCCATCGACGAGACCAACCGGCGGCGCCAGAAGCAGATCGCGTACAACGAGGAGAACGGCATCGACCCGCAGCCGCTGCGGAAGAAGATCGCCGGGATCCTCGACTCCTTCGCCCGGGAGGACGCCGACACCGAGGAGCTGCTCGGTTCCGGCCGCCAGCGCTCGCGCGGCAAGTCGCCGGTGCCGGGGCTGTCGGCCAAGTCCGCCGGGAAGCGGTCGGGCAAGAGCCTGGCCGCCGACGAACTCACCGATCTCATCGAGGAGTTGACGCAGCAGATGCACACCGCCGCCGCGGAGCTCCAGTTCGAGGTGGCCGCCCGCCTCCGGGACGAGTTGGGCGAGCTGAAGAAGGAGCTGCGTCAGATGAGGGAGGCCGGGATCGCCTGA
- a CDS encoding WGR domain-containing protein — protein MSVSTTYLELSENGGGAHKFYEVTVEGVAVTVRYGRIGAAGQVQRSTFPSEQKAQAAAAKKIGEKVRKGYAPAVPGQRAARPVTRRQVASAPSTARAVAPVLWRFRTGASAFGIHIDDDRCWVGNQAGDVYTLGHDGEVLARYRLPDGVKCLVADDFWIYAGCDDGTVYDLSSKLPFAAYEIAADVDIFWLDIHEGILNVADRNGGLTVIDHEDEYQWSRRSTGAHAWMVRRDDHAVYHGHARGVTAYAPDGGGELWHTDTRGAVLFGWQEDASVYAGTAQRVVQRLAKATGAVEATYACDAVVYSCATAPGGRYVFAGDSASSVYCFDAHGTRLWKLGTGGGSALSMQYRDEKLYMVTTDGSLVCVDASPAAISAAQSGSVPVPVDVKSSAALPTYTPSTAVRTVASAQAVTGAGADGVVVECVRDGARLRVHVVSEGYEPTWNVQFPRAVREAGARFLVDALHPAPGGFYRVRGEIRRLV, from the coding sequence GTGTCGGTGTCCACGACGTACCTGGAGCTGTCGGAGAACGGCGGCGGGGCGCACAAGTTCTACGAGGTGACGGTGGAGGGCGTGGCCGTCACGGTGCGCTACGGGCGGATCGGGGCCGCCGGGCAGGTGCAGCGTTCCACGTTCCCGAGCGAGCAGAAGGCGCAGGCCGCGGCGGCGAAGAAGATCGGCGAGAAGGTGCGCAAGGGGTACGCGCCGGCGGTGCCGGGGCAGCGGGCGGCCCGGCCGGTCACCCGGCGCCAGGTGGCCTCGGCGCCGTCGACGGCCCGGGCGGTCGCCCCGGTGCTGTGGCGGTTCCGCACCGGTGCCTCGGCGTTCGGCATACACATCGACGACGACCGCTGCTGGGTGGGCAACCAGGCGGGGGACGTCTACACCCTCGGCCACGACGGCGAGGTCCTCGCCCGCTACCGGCTGCCGGACGGCGTCAAGTGCCTGGTCGCCGACGACTTCTGGATCTACGCGGGGTGCGACGACGGCACCGTCTACGACCTGTCCTCCAAGCTGCCGTTCGCCGCCTACGAGATAGCCGCCGACGTGGACATCTTCTGGCTCGACATCCACGAGGGCATCCTCAACGTCGCCGACCGCAACGGCGGTCTGACGGTGATCGACCACGAGGACGAGTACCAGTGGTCGCGTCGGAGCACGGGGGCGCACGCCTGGATGGTGCGGCGTGACGACCACGCCGTGTACCACGGTCACGCGCGGGGTGTGACCGCGTACGCCCCGGACGGCGGCGGGGAGCTGTGGCACACCGACACCCGGGGCGCGGTGCTCTTCGGCTGGCAGGAGGACGCGTCGGTCTACGCGGGCACCGCCCAGCGGGTCGTCCAGCGGCTGGCGAAGGCCACCGGCGCGGTGGAGGCCACCTACGCCTGCGACGCGGTGGTGTACTCCTGCGCCACCGCCCCCGGCGGACGGTACGTCTTCGCCGGCGACTCGGCCTCCTCGGTCTACTGCTTCGACGCGCACGGCACCCGGCTGTGGAAGCTGGGCACCGGCGGCGGCTCGGCGCTGTCGATGCAGTACCGGGACGAGAAGCTGTACATGGTGACCACGGACGGTTCGCTGGTGTGCGTGGACGCCTCGCCGGCCGCGATATCGGCCGCGCAGTCCGGCAGCGTGCCGGTGCCGGTGGACGTCAAGTCCTCGGCGGCGCTGCCCACCTACACCCCGTCGACGGCCGTGCGGACGGTGGCGTCGGCGCAGGCGGTGACGGGCGCGGGGGCGGACGGCGTGGTGGTCGAGTGCGTCCGGGACGGGGCACGGCTGCGGGTCCACGTGGTCTCGGAAGGGTACGAGCCGACGTGGAACGTGCAGTTCCCGCGGGCCGTCCGGGAGGCCGGCGCCCGATTCCTGGTGGACGCGCTGCACCCGGCACCCGGCGGCTTCTACCGGGTGCGCGGGGAGATCCGGCGGCTGGTGTGA
- a CDS encoding methylated-DNA--[protein]-cysteine S-methyltransferase, whose amino-acid sequence MKVIWTVRETPIGPLFLAATDQGLATVGFRAGEQVVERTVRRLAGRFGTDPVPGEPADDAHLALAARELDAYFAGELRDFTVELDWSLSGGFNRRVLHELATGVPYGTVVGYQTLADRVGEPGAARAVGVAMGSNPLPVVVPCHRVVESDGGIGGFGGGLEIKRTLLGLEGVLPQPLF is encoded by the coding sequence GTGAAGGTGATCTGGACGGTGCGGGAGACCCCGATCGGCCCGCTGTTCCTGGCCGCGACGGATCAGGGGCTGGCCACTGTCGGCTTCCGGGCCGGGGAACAGGTGGTGGAGCGGACGGTACGCCGGCTGGCCGGGCGGTTCGGCACCGATCCGGTGCCCGGCGAGCCCGCGGACGACGCCCATCTGGCGCTTGCGGCACGGGAGTTGGACGCCTACTTCGCCGGGGAGCTGCGCGACTTCACCGTCGAGCTGGACTGGTCGCTCAGCGGCGGTTTCAACCGGCGGGTCCTGCACGAGCTGGCCACCGGTGTACCGTACGGCACCGTCGTCGGCTACCAGACGCTCGCCGACCGCGTCGGCGAACCCGGCGCCGCCCGGGCCGTCGGGGTCGCCATGGGCTCCAACCCGCTGCCCGTCGTCGTCCCCTGCCACCGCGTGGTGGAGAGCGACGGCGGCATCGGCGGCTTCGGCGGCGGCCTGGAGATCAAGCGGACCCTCCTCGGCCTGGAGGGCGTCCTCCCCCAGCCACTGTTCTGA
- a CDS encoding tetratricopeptide repeat protein encodes MRERTPEDNVIDYRAAEHLLEARDPRGAVKLLDPVITAHPENTAARLLRARAFFMSAQLRSAELEFQIVLEREPDNAFAHFALGRTLQRANRHQEAVRHFRLAAALDPNPEYMAKAAFDRKD; translated from the coding sequence GTGCGTGAGCGGACCCCCGAGGACAACGTCATCGACTACCGGGCGGCCGAGCACCTGCTGGAGGCCCGGGACCCGCGGGGTGCGGTGAAGCTGCTCGACCCGGTGATCACCGCCCACCCGGAGAACACCGCGGCCCGGCTGCTGCGCGCCCGCGCCTTCTTCATGTCCGCCCAACTGCGCTCCGCCGAGCTGGAGTTCCAGATAGTCCTGGAGCGCGAGCCGGACAACGCCTTCGCCCACTTCGCCCTCGGCCGCACCCTCCAGCGGGCCAACCGCCACCAGGAAGCGGTGCGCCACTTCCGCCTCGCCGCCGCGCTCGACCCCAACCCGGAATACATGGCGAAGGCCGCCTTCGACCGCAAGGACTGA
- a CDS encoding N,N-dimethylformamidase beta subunit family domain-containing protein → MAGDSFVATENARPGDPDWRLRVRGTDRAVEGYADRVSVLPGETFHLHISTTAKGFRAEAFRMGWYGGAQARKVWESPRTPGGARGIPRPSGDTRTVLAGWPPSLAVTTTGWPEGAYLIRLTADTGEQRYIPVTVRSATTAGRLVLVNAVATWQAYNTWGGHSLYHGPGGKSDYSGRALAVGCDRPYDEDGAPLFTTYEQPAIALAERLGLPLAYVTGMDVDRDPALLRGAHAVVSLGHDEYWTPAMRAHVTAARDAGTNVAFLGANACFRRIRLEPSPGGERRLVVCYKTDWPRDPLAGKDDAAVTTDYREPPAARPENSLTGTLYESNPTDADYVVAEPGHWLFEGTGVTRGTGFPNLVGTEYDRVNSGAATPRPIQIVAHSRLVCRGVRSYSDSAYYTVASGAGVFNTGTMRWVESLTGDGGHGIPPHTAAFTSRVTENLLRAFAAGPAGRTHPAEDNLDAYHPFDGDPIWGRKHLW, encoded by the coding sequence GTGGCCGGGGACTCCTTCGTCGCCACGGAGAACGCCCGCCCCGGCGATCCGGACTGGCGGCTGCGCGTCCGGGGCACCGACCGGGCGGTGGAGGGATACGCCGACCGGGTGAGTGTGCTGCCCGGCGAAACGTTCCACCTGCACATATCCACCACCGCCAAGGGGTTCCGGGCCGAGGCGTTCCGGATGGGCTGGTACGGCGGGGCGCAGGCCCGCAAGGTCTGGGAGTCGCCGAGGACACCGGGCGGGGCGCGCGGCATCCCCCGGCCGTCGGGCGACACCCGTACCGTGCTGGCGGGGTGGCCGCCGTCGCTGGCGGTGACCACCACGGGGTGGCCGGAGGGCGCGTACCTGATCCGGCTCACCGCCGACACCGGCGAGCAGCGGTACATACCGGTCACCGTCCGCTCGGCGACGACGGCGGGGCGGCTGGTGCTGGTCAACGCGGTGGCGACCTGGCAGGCGTACAACACCTGGGGCGGCCACAGCCTGTACCACGGGCCGGGCGGCAAGTCGGACTACTCCGGCCGGGCGCTGGCGGTCGGCTGCGACCGGCCCTACGACGAGGACGGCGCGCCGCTGTTCACCACCTACGAGCAGCCGGCGATCGCGCTCGCCGAGCGGCTGGGGCTGCCGCTGGCGTACGTCACCGGCATGGACGTCGACCGCGACCCGGCGCTGCTGCGCGGGGCGCACGCGGTGGTCTCCCTCGGCCACGACGAGTACTGGACCCCGGCGATGCGGGCGCATGTCACCGCGGCCCGGGACGCGGGCACCAACGTGGCCTTCCTCGGCGCCAACGCGTGCTTCCGGCGGATCCGGCTGGAGCCCTCCCCGGGCGGGGAACGCAGGTTGGTGGTCTGCTACAAGACCGACTGGCCACGCGATCCGCTGGCCGGCAAGGACGACGCCGCGGTCACCACGGACTACCGCGAGCCGCCCGCCGCCCGTCCGGAGAACTCGCTCACCGGCACGCTGTACGAGTCCAACCCGACCGACGCCGACTACGTGGTGGCCGAGCCCGGGCACTGGCTCTTCGAGGGCACCGGGGTCACCCGTGGCACCGGCTTCCCCAACCTCGTCGGCACCGAGTACGACCGGGTCAACTCCGGGGCCGCGACGCCTCGTCCGATCCAGATCGTGGCCCACTCCAGGCTGGTCTGCCGGGGCGTGCGCAGCTACTCGGACTCGGCGTACTACACGGTGGCGAGCGGCGCCGGGGTCTTCAACACCGGCACCATGCGCTGGGTGGAGTCGCTCACCGGGGACGGCGGCCACGGCATACCGCCGCACACCGCCGCCTTCACCTCACGGGTCACCGAGAACCTGTTGCGGGCGTTCGCCGCCGGTCCGGCCGGGCGGACGCATCCGGCCGAGGACAACCTGGACGCCTACCACCCCTTCGACGGCGACCCGATATGGGGCCGGAAGCACCTGTGGTGA